From Quercus robur chromosome 8, dhQueRobu3.1, whole genome shotgun sequence:
ttgcccttccttcctgTGAGATCTCgaacatgccgaggactgaatcgtcctcggccgCATCCCAAGGCTATTTTATACTTGTATTACAGAACCTGGGCCATAACTTTCCTCGGCCTGGACCTTTGGGCCCCAACGAGTAAATGGGTTCGGCCCTCGAATTATTGGGccctacaataataatattgtaattatagaattttttagattagattagaaGTGACGCTAGTTCAAagagtttcattaaaaaaattccaattacaGAAACCTTTTAGGTTTTTGTCGCtaaattttttgtaacaaaATACAATTGGATTAGCTGCTAATATGAAAAATAAGTACTCATCCCcaagaataaataattgaaaattaaaaatactcatagtttccttcttcttcttttttttaatatatatatatatatatatatacatataaaccCTTATTTCTTTGGAATGAGGAAGTTTTTATTCATCATACATTCATACCCATTCTAAATAGATGGAGCAAAGTTGAAAGCTACTATCAAGAAAACTCACGTCAGTCTCATTCTAGTCTTCTATTGTAAAGGACTTTACGATTGGGAAGCAATCTTAACATAGGCAATTGACCAGCTAAAATCTTTGGTTGAGCATGCAGTAAACAATGGTTGTTCTGCATTGGTTTCCCAATTAGTTAGATTTCAAAGCTTCATCCATCTCATGAATATGCTAGAAATGTTGTCAGCTAATACATTGGTAGATGATCTGGGATCATCACATTATCTTGGCATAAAAGTTGTGGGGAAAAGCATACTTAAAATTCCATAGAGATCAACTCCTTTCTTATTTGATATAATTTCTTACAAACTAAATTGGAAGAAAGTTCTTTTAACATACTGCATGGAAACTTATACAAGAATTCacctttatttataattatataaccTATTTATTCGCTATATGACTtgcttaaaaataattaatgagcCATGTGGTCTTGTAGATAGTCTTATGAATCATTATGTAATGGGTTAAAACTGAAAAGAGATTGCTGCAACTTGattcaaaggaaaattttatCGTGATTGAAATCTACATTTTTAGACAAAGTTACTCATAAAAGTTGGTAAGAGAACAagaattcttcattttttattattattgataagtTAAGCACGAATCCAATGAAACTTTAACTCCTGACATTGTAACATCAGCCTCCACCTTGGTCTTACTAAGAGAGGAGAAATCATTCAAAAGCTCATTGACAACACTTACTTCGCCAATGGATATAGTAGCATGATAAATGCTTCTTTCTTTCCTCATTGTGCAAAATAGGCAAGAAAAGATAAATATACAAATAGGCCGATTACAAATGCGATTTACAAAAGCATCTTAACACCTCACCAATTGCATTTCGcaaacaaaaaatcaccaaaGGAAAACACGGAAGCCAAATATTGTTAACAACCATGACAGGAGCAACAAAAGCCAATTCACACCAAGAACCACATAATACAAAAAGAAAGCAGTGATTGCCATTGTTGTTATTACAAATATTTGATCAATAAGTATATGACAGCAACCAGAACCACGATCCCAATAACTGACAAAAGCAGGCACATGCAAGAGCAGCCACCTTTGGTGCGCTTGTTCAAAATAGCCAAATTCTTTTGCACCCGCTGTTTTGACAATAGCAGAGACCACaaaagaaacataaataaaatcccaccaaattaaagaataaaatagacAGAGTAGAAATTTTGCAATGCATATCTACGTGCATGTGTGTTTGTGGATATAAATATATCAAGTACAAATTTTCGGggtgggggatttgaaccttggatgGTTCCATTAGAAAAACTAGGAGGTGCCAACCAGTTGAGCTACATGGCTCTTGGCACCTATTAGGTTTACTTAGTATAATACATTataagcaaaaggaaaaaagaatgaGCCGGGGGTGAGGAAGTAACTTTTTGGATTATGAATCCGATCAATAATTCTTTTACGTTATTTATCATTCTATTCCACTCTTTAGTTTCTATAAACTACAGTTTCTAGGTGAGCCAGAGTGGAATTTTATGAAGTGATTTTAttccttctctcttctctcctccCCTTCTCATTTATGAACCAAGCAGATATTTAACTATTATGTGATGCTACATAGGATGACCTTTGGTTTTGACAGGGACAGTTGAATGAGTTACTTTATTGCATTGTACATTTTTGCGATTACATCACTtgctaaacaaaaattttcagaaCAAATTAAAAAGTAGCAGTGAGTGTATTACCCGTAACCTGGAGTCTGTAACATCCACATGTTGGTCCAAGTCATCCTGCATAACGAAGagcaacaaaatttaaaattcaggGTGGCTATAGTTAATATCACTATATACTAGACTTTAACTGAGattcaaagattaaaaaagaaaagacaactAAGCGAATATGGTGGGGGAAAACACATACAATCAGCCTAGTGTGAAGGTCAAGTTCTTCGTTGACTGCCAATGCAATATGTTTTGTACTTACTACAGTCACCTCCAACTTCTCAAGATCCTCATCTTGCTCTGATTCATAGAGCATACCACATAAAGATCCATAATCCAAAAGCATAAGAAGTATATTTATAACAAGGAAAAGCATTGTTCTCAATAAGTGATAGCAATACCTTTCATAACTTGTCGTTGAAGCCCGACAAGGCCAGAGTTGTCCAAGCCAACTGTTCTGCTCACAGCATCAGCTGGCTTTATTTCTGGGCCAATCAAGCTGTCTCTGTtagcaaaatttgacatgtttaATGTTGAAGCCATCTGGTTAACTTTTGATCTCAAATTTGCAAGATTGTCCTTGCGACGATTCATCTCTTTCTCCGTTCTGTGTTTCACAAGAAGCAGTACAATACACTTCAGATAACAACCACTAGAAAGATTTTTTGAAATACCAACTCAATCAAGTGATAAAGCAAATATTgccaactttatttttttttgataggcaaATATTGCCAACTTTAATCCAAGAAACATCTACTTTCAGCCCAACAGTGATGAAGATGTGTACCAacaatatattaatataaataaaataaaaaaacttaacataacaaaaaacaaaatttacttTGATATGCTAAAATCAGTAACCTCAAAGTTGTTGGGATAATACATTGTGGATCAAATATGTTTTAACATAAAGTTTAATCAGCCAGGATGGATACTACAGGTGatgaatagaaagaaaatactacCAAATGTGGTAAAGGAGATTACAGACATTTCAAACCACCTCTTCCAATTTCTAGATTACAATCCAACCTGCATCTAACTGATACCGTAGAGCATGACAATTAGTAGTCAAGTCTTGAACCTTTTCAACCTCACAAAATCCAGTGCCCAGAATTTAGGAAGTGAGATTTCTATGGTACAGCACAACAGATAATCAGTTAGCCTTTTCAATCACATTTGAGTTCTGTTACTTCTTGTGCAAAGGTATAAGTCTTGCCTGTATACT
This genomic window contains:
- the LOC126694476 gene encoding syntaxin-51-like isoform X1, which encodes MIMSMAASADSWVKEYNEAVKLADDINGMISERSSLPATGPDAQRHASSIRRKITILGTRLDSLQSLLSKIPGKQPITEKEMNRRKDNLANLRSKVNQMASTLNMSNFANRDSLIGPEIKPADAVSRTVGLDNSGLVGLQRQVMKEQDEDLEKLEVTVVSTKHIALAVNEELDLHTRLIDDLDQHVDVTDSRLRRVQKNLAILNKRTKGGCSCMCLLLSVIGIVVLVAVIYLLIKYL
- the LOC126694476 gene encoding syntaxin-51-like isoform X2: MAASADSWVKEYNEAVKLADDINGMISERSSLPATGPDAQRHASSIRRKITILGTRLDSLQSLLSKIPGKQPITEKEMNRRKDNLANLRSKVNQMASTLNMSNFANRDSLIGPEIKPADAVSRTVGLDNSGLVGLQRQVMKEQDEDLEKLEVTVVSTKHIALAVNEELDLHTRLIDDLDQHVDVTDSRLRRVQKNLAILNKRTKGGCSCMCLLLSVIGIVVLVAVIYLLIKYL